In a genomic window of Mycolicibacterium neoaurum VKM Ac-1815D:
- a CDS encoding DUF7159 family protein, with translation MDIVLGVSLTPTTVRMVLVEGEKGDGATVDHDVFDVSAAAGAATPSAADQVVEAVLGTQESAEAGGHHLKSIGVTWTDHTEAAALRDALAARGLTDVMLVSELHAAGALAQAAGRAVGYASTALLFLDRDTATLSVVRGDDGSVVKVLSRSLHSTDAMAVLADMAAAVARQDTPPEGMFVVGSGIDVAAVKEHLADLVDIPVSAPEESGLALARGAALASAAAPMYEASTVGLAYSLDPDGPTAGSALHTADTQLAASAVPNYAEIPDDLSGLDVEPPADEERKPFLLIGSAMASIFVVGVVALAISLAVSIRPTADERPAPARAAVAPSMQAPAPAPEALPVQPAPPPAPEVAQTIKAPIPVVQQAPAPRQVYVEAPAPQAPAPAPAPAAPPPAPAPAAPAPAPAPAFIPPVVLPPPVIVLPRPQWPVWTPPWEQQPQRPDYYDDDDSGWPDWTPPQQTQAQPQPTRPQPQPQQPQPPQQPQPPQWPQLPQWPGGGNGGAPSAGPSGAGPGAGGPRGESGYGRGDSGRGGSGPGSQSGPGGPGGPAAPGSNCFLIFCS, from the coding sequence ACGTCAGTGCCGCGGCGGGCGCAGCAACGCCCAGCGCCGCCGATCAGGTGGTCGAGGCCGTGCTCGGCACGCAGGAGAGCGCCGAAGCCGGCGGACATCACCTGAAATCGATCGGCGTCACCTGGACCGACCACACCGAGGCCGCCGCCCTGCGTGACGCATTGGCCGCGCGCGGACTCACCGACGTGATGCTGGTGTCCGAACTGCACGCCGCCGGCGCGCTGGCCCAGGCCGCCGGCCGGGCGGTCGGCTACGCCTCCACCGCGCTGCTGTTCCTCGACCGCGACACCGCCACGCTGTCGGTGGTCCGCGGTGACGACGGCTCGGTGGTCAAGGTGCTCAGCCGCAGCCTGCACAGCACCGACGCGATGGCCGTCCTCGCCGATATGGCCGCCGCGGTGGCCCGCCAGGACACCCCGCCCGAGGGCATGTTCGTGGTGGGCTCGGGCATCGACGTCGCCGCGGTCAAGGAACATCTGGCCGATCTGGTCGACATCCCGGTCAGCGCCCCCGAGGAATCCGGACTCGCCCTGGCCCGCGGTGCCGCCCTGGCCTCGGCCGCCGCGCCGATGTACGAGGCCTCGACGGTCGGGTTGGCCTACTCACTGGACCCCGACGGCCCGACCGCGGGTTCGGCGCTGCACACCGCCGACACCCAGCTGGCGGCCAGCGCGGTCCCCAACTACGCCGAGATCCCCGATGACCTGTCCGGACTGGACGTAGAGCCGCCCGCCGACGAGGAACGCAAACCGTTCCTGCTGATCGGCAGCGCCATGGCGTCGATCTTCGTCGTCGGCGTGGTGGCCCTGGCCATCTCACTGGCCGTGAGCATCCGCCCGACCGCCGACGAGCGTCCCGCACCCGCGCGGGCCGCGGTGGCGCCCAGCATGCAGGCCCCGGCGCCGGCACCAGAAGCGCTGCCGGTCCAGCCCGCCCCGCCGCCGGCGCCCGAGGTCGCCCAGACGATCAAGGCCCCGATCCCCGTGGTGCAGCAGGCGCCCGCGCCGCGCCAGGTCTATGTCGAGGCGCCCGCCCCGCAGGCCCCGGCCCCGGCGCCCGCGCCGGCCGCCCCGCCGCCGGCCCCCGCTCCGGCCGCCCCGGCCCCGGCGCCGGCACCCGCGTTCATCCCGCCGGTGGTGCTGCCGCCGCCGGTGATCGTGCTGCCGCGCCCGCAGTGGCCGGTGTGGACACCGCCGTGGGAACAGCAGCCGCAGCGTCCCGACTACTACGACGATGACGACTCCGGCTGGCCGGATTGGACACCGCCGCAGCAGACCCAGGCGCAACCCCAACCGACGCGTCCGCAGCCGCAACCTCAGCAGCCGCAGCCACCTCAGCAGCCGCAGCCACCGCAGTGGCCGCAGCTCCCGCAGTGGCCCGGCGGCGGAAACGGTGGCGCCCCCAGCGCCGGCCCGAGCGGGGCAGGGCCCGGTGCAGGCGGACCTCGTGGTGAATCCGGCTACGGCCGAGGCGATTCCGGTCGCGGCGGTTCAGGTCCGGGCAGCCAGTCCGGTCCGGGTGGGCCCGGCGGCCCGGCCGCACCGGGGAGCAACTGCTTCCTGATCTTCTGCAGCTGA
- a CDS encoding alpha/beta fold hydrolase has protein sequence MAVRPLAQEGGTLISHEPRPRTPQRSRRAIHWIAALGAAVMVAGCGQAIPVASPPVSTAAVSSTPDWCPSILHHVTECGVIQRPLLDGAPELGTIDVGYALVRHSGDNPEPAGTIMPNPGGPGVPVIAWGPDVAALTPGVLEDYDVLLIDPRGIGESSPMDCAVDGFAFAIGTRSDQRDAVAQCADHLGPRAGAYTSAATADDFDAVRDHLGIDKVIAYGASYGTYLMTVYAQRHPDHVQSIVLAGAYPLHFDPLQRPNAEAVDLALHRICDRSGACDGNVSVADLRMVTAALRESPITVDDALVTEGEFANLVFEGATSGVGADPDETTALGELPAALHRYVNGDDEALRDLIAELGVPGYTPVGDDLYIAISCNDYLSLWSTKSDETQRENQFESAVRGAGDLGSFSAQGFAEAQHDGGDICIKWPAAAQQKRPDQVHTPLPDVPVLVLSGDLDAVTPDANGLLTARQFPHSTFVTVPNVGHTPDSEPSGCVADIIDRFVRSGSTGPLDCLDAIPPIQVQPVTD, from the coding sequence GTGGCGGTTCGACCACTCGCGCAGGAGGGCGGAACGCTCATATCCCACGAACCCCGGCCCAGGACACCACAACGGTCACGGCGCGCCATTCACTGGATCGCCGCGCTGGGGGCTGCGGTCATGGTGGCGGGGTGCGGACAGGCCATCCCGGTAGCCTCCCCGCCGGTCTCGACCGCCGCGGTGTCGAGCACTCCGGACTGGTGCCCGAGCATCCTGCACCATGTCACCGAGTGCGGGGTCATCCAGCGCCCCCTGCTCGACGGCGCACCCGAACTGGGCACCATCGACGTCGGCTATGCCCTGGTGCGCCACAGCGGCGACAATCCCGAACCTGCGGGCACGATCATGCCCAACCCCGGCGGCCCTGGCGTCCCGGTGATCGCGTGGGGTCCCGATGTCGCCGCACTGACCCCGGGCGTCCTCGAGGATTACGACGTGCTGTTGATCGATCCGCGCGGGATCGGCGAATCTTCGCCGATGGACTGCGCGGTCGACGGTTTCGCCTTCGCGATCGGCACCCGGTCCGACCAGCGCGATGCCGTCGCCCAGTGCGCCGACCATCTCGGCCCCCGGGCCGGCGCCTACACCTCCGCGGCCACCGCCGACGATTTCGATGCCGTGCGCGATCATCTCGGCATCGACAAGGTGATCGCCTACGGTGCCTCCTATGGCACCTATCTGATGACGGTGTACGCCCAGCGCCATCCCGATCACGTGCAGTCGATCGTCCTGGCGGGTGCCTATCCGCTGCACTTCGACCCGCTGCAGCGGCCCAATGCCGAAGCGGTCGACCTTGCGTTGCACCGGATCTGCGATCGCAGCGGGGCCTGCGATGGCAACGTCTCGGTGGCCGATCTGCGGATGGTGACCGCCGCGCTGCGCGAGTCCCCGATCACCGTCGACGACGCCCTGGTGACCGAGGGCGAGTTCGCCAACCTCGTCTTCGAGGGGGCCACCAGCGGGGTGGGTGCCGATCCGGACGAGACGACGGCGCTGGGCGAATTACCGGCGGCACTGCACCGTTACGTCAACGGTGACGACGAGGCGTTGCGCGACCTGATCGCCGAGCTGGGTGTGCCCGGCTACACACCGGTGGGCGATGACCTCTACATCGCCATCTCGTGCAACGACTACCTATCGCTGTGGTCCACGAAATCCGATGAGACGCAACGGGAGAACCAGTTCGAGAGCGCGGTCCGGGGGGCCGGCGATCTCGGCTCGTTCAGCGCTCAGGGCTTCGCCGAGGCACAGCACGACGGCGGGGACATCTGCATCAAATGGCCGGCGGCGGCGCAGCAGAAGCGTCCCGACCAGGTCCACACCCCGCTGCCCGACGTCCCGGTGCTGGTGTTGTCCGGCGACCTGGACGCCGTCACGCCGGATGCCAACGGTCTGCTGACCGCCCGCCAGTTCCCGCATTCGACGTTCGTGACGGTGCCCAATGTCGGGCACACCCCTGACAGCGAGCCCAGCGGGTGCGTCGCCGACATCATCGACCGCTTCGTACGCTCCGGATCGACCGGACCACTGGATTGCCTGGACGCCATTCCGCCGATCCAGGTCCAACCCGTGACCGACTGA
- a CDS encoding TetR/AcrR family transcriptional regulator: MARIRIPAAQRRARILDAAVETFAEHGFAEAKMQDIASLAGVVPSVLYDHFGSKRELHLAVIEEHATQLREHSLRRVEGATPEEMVRASISNYFEFVEADPFMWRFLHRDPPADSETAKVVEEIIGRGTAAIADLIRFGAGETTSVRGITVDDSAWILARATQSACDGVATWWYENRDVPRERVVELVSMLLWQGFDGMLRNGVTGQQQL, translated from the coding sequence GTGGCAAGGATCCGAATACCGGCAGCACAGCGACGTGCGCGCATCCTCGACGCGGCCGTCGAGACCTTCGCCGAGCACGGCTTCGCCGAGGCCAAGATGCAGGACATCGCCAGCCTGGCCGGAGTGGTGCCCTCGGTGCTCTACGACCACTTCGGGTCCAAGCGCGAACTGCATCTCGCCGTCATCGAGGAGCACGCCACCCAGCTGCGGGAGCACTCACTGCGCCGCGTCGAGGGCGCCACCCCCGAAGAGATGGTGCGCGCCAGCATCTCCAACTATTTCGAGTTCGTCGAGGCCGATCCGTTCATGTGGCGATTCCTGCACCGCGACCCGCCCGCCGACTCCGAGACCGCCAAGGTCGTCGAGGAGATCATCGGCCGCGGGACCGCCGCCATCGCCGATCTGATCCGATTCGGCGCCGGGGAGACCACGTCCGTGCGCGGCATCACAGTCGACGATTCGGCGTGGATCCTGGCTCGGGCCACCCAATCTGCCTGCGATGGGGTCGCCACCTGGTGGTATGAGAACCGCGACGTACCGCGTGAGCGCGTCGTCGAGTTGGTGTCCATGTTGCTCTGGCAGGGCTTCGACGGGATGTTGCGCAACGGCGTCACCGGCCAACAACAGCTCTGA
- a CDS encoding cytochrome P450, with protein MRERIHWMAMHGFVRGISTLFARRGDPQGRLIADPAIRADPVPFTEELRAQGPLVKGRVVYLSVDHKICSDVLRSEDFRVLALGSNLPGPLQWVIDRTKPDVLHPLQPPSMLSVEAPQHTRYRKLVSSVFTTRAVAALRDRVQDTANRLLDDLGAETGTVDIVARYCGQLPVTVIGDILGVPEHDRSRVLEFGEHGAASLDIGLTWPQYQEVSAAVQGFNDWLVGHLRQLRRNPGDDLMSQIITASEASEDGPLTEQELVATAGLVLAAGFETTVNLLGNGIRLLLQHPEHLQTLAERPELWPIAVEEILRLESPVQLSARIATKDLDLAGTRVRAGEGVLVYIAGANRDPNVFDDPHRFDIERSNAGKHLSFSGGRHFCLGAALARAEGEVGLRTFFERFPHAALAGDGTRRETRVLRGWSTLPIALGDTRAALPS; from the coding sequence ATGCGTGAACGCATCCACTGGATGGCCATGCACGGATTCGTCCGTGGGATCTCGACTCTGTTTGCCCGCCGGGGCGACCCGCAGGGCCGGTTGATCGCCGATCCCGCGATCCGTGCCGACCCGGTCCCGTTCACCGAGGAACTGCGCGCGCAGGGACCGCTGGTCAAGGGCAGGGTGGTGTACCTGTCGGTCGACCACAAGATCTGCAGCGACGTCCTGCGCTCCGAGGACTTCCGCGTGCTGGCGCTCGGGTCGAATCTGCCCGGGCCGCTGCAATGGGTCATCGACCGCACCAAACCCGATGTGCTGCACCCACTCCAGCCGCCGTCGATGCTCTCGGTCGAGGCGCCGCAGCACACCCGCTACCGCAAGCTGGTGTCCTCGGTGTTCACCACCCGGGCCGTGGCGGCGCTGCGAGATCGGGTGCAGGACACCGCCAACCGGCTGCTGGACGACCTCGGAGCCGAGACCGGCACCGTCGACATCGTGGCGCGGTACTGCGGGCAGCTGCCGGTCACCGTCATCGGTGACATCCTCGGCGTCCCCGAACACGACAGATCCCGCGTCCTGGAATTCGGCGAGCACGGCGCCGCCAGCCTGGACATCGGCCTGACCTGGCCGCAGTACCAAGAGGTCAGTGCGGCCGTCCAGGGGTTCAACGATTGGTTGGTCGGGCATCTGCGGCAGTTGCGCCGCAACCCCGGTGACGATCTGATGAGCCAGATCATCACCGCCTCCGAGGCATCCGAGGACGGTCCGCTGACCGAACAGGAACTGGTGGCCACCGCCGGGCTGGTGCTCGCCGCCGGGTTCGAGACCACCGTCAATCTGCTGGGCAACGGCATCAGACTGCTGCTGCAGCACCCCGAACACCTGCAGACACTCGCCGAACGTCCCGAGCTGTGGCCGATCGCCGTCGAGGAGATCCTGCGCCTGGAATCCCCGGTGCAGCTCTCGGCGCGCATCGCCACCAAGGACCTGGACCTGGCGGGCACCCGCGTGCGGGCCGGGGAAGGGGTGCTGGTCTACATCGCCGGCGCCAACCGCGACCCGAACGTCTTCGACGACCCGCACCGTTTCGACATCGAACGGTCCAATGCCGGAAAACACCTGTCGTTCTCCGGCGGCAGGCACTTCTGCCTCGGTGCCGCACTGGCCCGGGCAGAGGGTGAGGTCGGGCTGCGGACGTTCTTCGAGCGCTTCCCCCACGCCGCGCTCGCCGGGGACGGAACCCGTCGTGAAACCCGGGTGCTGCGCGGCTGGTCCACCCTGCCAATCGCCCTCGGCGACACTCGCGCCGCGCTACCGTCGTAA
- a CDS encoding maleylpyruvate isomerase family mycothiol-dependent enzyme, which produces MDFRAALLEQTRDFGELIRAADPATPVDSCPGWTVNQLFRHVGRGNRWCTQIITDRRTEPLNPREVRDGKPPEDMDAAIDWLNEGAVALIDAVEQAGANIKVWTFVGPHIPGWWIRRRVHEQTVHLADAHLALGTEFDLPAGLAADGVSEWLDLATALHKPIPRGQSLHLHATDDGLGPTGEWTVVHDEEGLSWTYAHGKSDVAVRGRAVDLLLAITRRRTAADAGLEILGDAEVWDAWLAGSPL; this is translated from the coding sequence ATGGACTTCCGAGCCGCCCTGCTCGAACAAACCAGAGACTTCGGTGAACTGATCCGCGCTGCGGACCCGGCGACGCCGGTGGACAGCTGTCCGGGGTGGACCGTCAACCAGCTGTTCCGCCATGTCGGCCGCGGAAACCGTTGGTGCACACAGATCATCACCGACCGTCGCACCGAGCCGCTGAATCCGCGTGAGGTCCGCGACGGCAAACCGCCCGAGGACATGGACGCGGCCATCGACTGGCTCAACGAGGGTGCGGTGGCGCTGATCGACGCCGTGGAGCAGGCCGGGGCGAACATCAAGGTGTGGACCTTCGTCGGCCCGCACATCCCGGGTTGGTGGATCCGGCGCCGGGTGCACGAGCAGACCGTCCACCTCGCCGATGCCCATCTGGCGCTGGGCACCGAGTTCGACCTGCCCGCCGGGTTGGCCGCCGATGGCGTCAGCGAATGGCTCGACTTGGCGACCGCGCTGCACAAGCCGATTCCGCGCGGACAGTCGCTACACCTGCACGCCACCGATGACGGCCTCGGCCCCACCGGGGAGTGGACGGTCGTGCACGACGAGGAGGGGCTGTCCTGGACGTATGCGCACGGCAAGAGCGACGTCGCCGTCCGCGGAAGGGCGGTGGATCTTCTGCTGGCCATCACCCGCCGACGCACCGCGGCCGATGCCGGGCTGGAGATCCTGGGGGACGCGGAGGTATGGGACGCGTGGTTGGCCGGCTCGCCGCTCTAG
- a CDS encoding nuclear transport factor 2 family protein, which translates to MSTSEIATVLAWHDALNARDYDTLVKLSSDDIEIATADRAAQGHQALLDWAQEDVTAEVGRLYVHDGVVVAEQTVNGAPAASAFRVVHDQVTSLFLHESLDAALAATGLTEKDLDA; encoded by the coding sequence ATGAGCACCTCCGAGATCGCCACCGTCCTGGCATGGCACGACGCCCTCAACGCCCGTGACTACGACACACTGGTGAAGCTGTCCAGCGACGATATCGAGATCGCGACCGCCGACCGCGCCGCCCAAGGACACCAGGCGCTGCTGGACTGGGCACAGGAGGATGTCACGGCCGAGGTGGGCAGGCTCTACGTGCACGACGGGGTCGTCGTCGCCGAACAGACCGTCAACGGAGCGCCCGCCGCCTCGGCGTTCCGGGTGGTGCACGACCAGGTCACCTCGCTGTTCCTGCACGAGAGTCTCGACGCGGCGCTGGCGGCCACCGGCCTCACCGAAAAAGACCTCGACGCCTAG
- the rfbA gene encoding glucose-1-phosphate thymidylyltransferase RfbA, whose translation MRGIILAGGTGTRLHPITRGTSKQLLPVYDKPMIYYPLSTLMMAGIRDILIITTGHDAPGFHRLLGDGAQWGINLTYAVQDTPEGLAQAFVIGADHIASDSVALVLGDNIFYGPGLGTGLRRFQNVSGGAIFAYWVANPSAYGVVEFDDDGRAISLEEKPNKPKSHHAVPGLYFYDNDVVEIARGLRKSARGEYEITDINQTYLRQGRLSVEVLARGTAWLDTGTFDSLLDASDFVRTIEQRQGLKISAPEEVAWRVGFIDDEQLAAHAQTLLKSGYGNYLLELLQR comes from the coding sequence ATGCGCGGCATCATCCTGGCCGGGGGGACCGGGACGCGTCTACACCCCATCACACGGGGCACCAGCAAGCAGCTGCTACCCGTGTACGACAAACCGATGATCTACTACCCGCTGAGCACCCTGATGATGGCGGGAATCCGGGACATCCTGATCATCACCACCGGCCACGACGCACCGGGCTTTCACCGGCTGCTCGGCGACGGCGCGCAGTGGGGTATCAATCTGACCTACGCGGTACAGGACACACCGGAAGGCCTCGCGCAGGCCTTCGTGATCGGTGCCGACCATATCGCCAGCGATTCGGTGGCATTGGTGTTGGGCGACAACATCTTCTACGGACCCGGGCTGGGAACGGGATTGCGCCGATTCCAGAATGTCAGCGGCGGAGCCATTTTCGCGTACTGGGTGGCCAACCCGTCGGCCTACGGGGTGGTCGAATTCGACGACGACGGGCGGGCGATATCGCTGGAGGAGAAACCGAACAAGCCGAAATCGCACCACGCGGTTCCCGGTTTGTACTTCTACGACAACGATGTCGTCGAGATCGCCCGTGGGCTGCGCAAGTCCGCGCGCGGCGAGTACGAGATCACCGATATCAACCAGACCTATCTGCGCCAGGGCCGGCTCTCGGTCGAGGTACTGGCCCGCGGCACCGCGTGGCTGGATACCGGGACCTTCGATTCCCTCCTGGACGCAAGCGATTTCGTGCGGACCATCGAACAACGCCAGGGGCTGAAGATCAGTGCTCCCGAAGAGGTGGCCTGGCGGGTGGGCTTCATCGACGACGAGCAGCTCGCCGCCCACGCCCAGACCCTGCTCAAGTCGGGTTACGGGAACTATCTTTTGGAGCTGCTGCAGCGTTAG
- a CDS encoding YibE/F family protein, with the protein MAHSHSHSHSLSGPSPLGPLAARVVVGLLIAIGVATLIGVGWLWPSQQKLDIPLPFQNSAGGGVSTEAGRVVSVSEAACGGPTVGAVITSAPPPSTGDTYCTQSFIRIGSGPNEGAYTLLEFSGGPGQPQLVVGDDIRVTRAVDPTGTTIYSFYDYERSWTLTALAAAFAIVVVAVAGWRGLRALIGIAVAFAVLVLFMLPALRDGANAIPVALVASSLILYAVLYLAHGVSLRTSAALLGTLTSLLLATALSWGAIELTHLTGLSEEENNAVATFLGGVSITGLLLAGFIIGSLGVLNDVTVTQASTAFELAQHSDSRRAVFFGAMRVGRDHIASTVYTLVLAYAGSALPLLLLFSVANRSLGDVLTGESVAIEIARSAVGGIALALSVPLTTAIAAVLATPNAAAAPKDSSRNPT; encoded by the coding sequence GTGGCCCATTCCCATTCACACTCGCATTCGCTGAGCGGCCCCTCGCCGTTGGGCCCGCTGGCCGCACGGGTCGTGGTCGGTCTGCTGATCGCGATCGGCGTCGCCACCCTGATCGGGGTGGGCTGGCTGTGGCCCAGTCAGCAGAAACTGGACATCCCGCTGCCGTTCCAGAATTCCGCGGGCGGTGGTGTCAGCACCGAGGCGGGCCGGGTGGTGTCGGTCTCGGAGGCAGCCTGCGGTGGGCCCACGGTCGGTGCGGTCATCACCTCCGCGCCCCCGCCCAGCACCGGTGACACGTATTGCACCCAGTCGTTCATCAGGATTGGCTCGGGCCCCAACGAGGGCGCCTACACACTGCTGGAGTTCAGCGGCGGACCCGGACAACCGCAGCTCGTCGTCGGCGACGATATCCGCGTCACCCGCGCCGTCGACCCGACCGGCACCACCATCTACTCGTTCTACGACTACGAGCGCAGTTGGACGCTCACCGCGCTGGCGGCGGCCTTCGCGATCGTCGTCGTGGCCGTCGCCGGCTGGCGGGGTCTGCGCGCCCTGATCGGTATCGCCGTCGCCTTCGCGGTGCTGGTGCTGTTCATGCTGCCCGCCCTGCGCGACGGGGCGAATGCCATTCCGGTGGCGCTGGTGGCGTCGTCCCTGATCCTCTACGCCGTGCTCTACCTGGCGCACGGGGTGAGTCTGCGCACCAGCGCCGCGCTACTGGGCACGCTGACATCGTTGCTGTTGGCGACGGCGCTGTCCTGGGGGGCCATCGAACTCACCCACCTCACCGGGCTGTCGGAGGAGGAGAACAACGCGGTCGCGACGTTCCTCGGTGGGGTGTCGATCACCGGCCTGCTGCTGGCCGGTTTCATCATCGGTTCCCTCGGCGTCCTCAACGACGTCACCGTCACGCAGGCCTCGACGGCCTTCGAACTGGCGCAACACAGCGATTCGCGGCGGGCGGTGTTCTTCGGCGCCATGCGGGTCGGCCGCGACCACATCGCCAGCACGGTCTACACGCTGGTGCTCGCCTACGCGGGCAGCGCGCTCCCGCTGCTGCTGTTGTTCAGCGTGGCCAACCGCTCACTCGGCGACGTCCTGACCGGGGAAAGCGTGGCCATCGAGATCGCCCGCTCGGCCGTCGGCGGTATCGCCCTTGCCCTTTCGGTTCCGTTGACGACGGCGATCGCGGCGGTGCTGGCGACGCCTAACGCTGCAGCAGCTCCAAAAGATAGTTCCCGTAACCCGACTTGA
- a CDS encoding pyridoxal phosphate-dependent aminotransferase encodes MSTHQLPDRTWHQSPQPRPRTFAQSTKLQDVLYEIRGPVHEQASRLESEGHRILKLNIGNPAPFGFEAPDVIMRDIIAALPTAQGYSDSKGIIPARRAVFTRYELVDGFPKFDVDDVFLGNGVSELITMTLQALLDNGDQVLIPAPDYPLWTASTALAGGTPVHYLCDETQGWNPDIADLESKITERTKALVVINPNNPTGAVYSREILEQMVELARKHQLLLLADEIYDKILYDDAKHISLATLAPDLLCLTFNGLSKAYRVAGYRSGWLVITGPKEHASSFIEGINLLANMRLCPNVPAQHAIQVALGGHQSIDDLVLPGGRLLEQRDVAVEKLNAIPGVSCVKPQGALYAFPRLDPEVYDIHDDEQLVLDLLLQEKILVTQGTGFNWPTPDHLRIVTLPWARDLANAIDRLGNFLVSYRQ; translated from the coding sequence GTGAGTACCCATCAGCTTCCCGACCGAACGTGGCATCAGAGCCCGCAGCCGCGTCCGCGGACGTTCGCCCAGTCGACCAAGCTGCAGGACGTCCTGTACGAGATCCGCGGGCCGGTACACGAGCAGGCCTCCCGGTTGGAGTCCGAGGGCCACCGCATCCTCAAGCTCAACATCGGCAACCCCGCCCCGTTCGGGTTCGAGGCCCCCGATGTGATCATGCGCGACATCATCGCCGCCCTGCCCACCGCGCAGGGCTATTCGGATTCCAAGGGCATCATCCCGGCCCGCCGCGCGGTGTTCACCCGCTACGAACTGGTCGACGGTTTTCCCAAGTTCGACGTCGACGACGTATTCCTGGGCAATGGTGTCTCCGAGCTCATCACGATGACGTTGCAGGCGTTGCTCGACAACGGTGACCAGGTGCTCATCCCGGCACCGGATTACCCGCTGTGGACCGCCTCGACCGCGCTGGCCGGCGGCACCCCGGTGCACTACCTGTGCGACGAGACCCAGGGCTGGAATCCCGATATCGCCGACCTGGAATCCAAGATCACCGAGCGGACCAAGGCGCTGGTGGTGATCAACCCGAACAACCCGACCGGCGCGGTGTACAGCCGCGAAATCCTGGAGCAGATGGTCGAACTCGCGCGCAAGCATCAGCTGCTGCTATTGGCCGACGAGATCTACGACAAGATCCTCTACGACGATGCCAAGCACATCAGCCTGGCGACCCTGGCTCCGGATCTGTTGTGCCTCACCTTCAATGGGCTCTCCAAGGCCTACCGAGTGGCCGGCTACCGGTCGGGCTGGCTGGTCATCACCGGCCCCAAGGAACACGCGAGCAGCTTCATCGAGGGCATCAACCTGTTGGCCAATATGCGGCTGTGCCCCAATGTGCCTGCCCAGCACGCCATTCAGGTTGCCCTGGGCGGCCATCAGAGCATCGACGATCTGGTGCTGCCCGGCGGCCGGCTGCTCGAGCAGCGCGATGTCGCGGTGGAGAAGCTGAATGCGATTCCTGGAGTGTCCTGTGTGAAGCCCCAGGGTGCGCTGTACGCGTTCCCGCGGCTGGACCCCGAGGTCTACGACATCCACGATGACGAGCAACTGGTGCTCGACCTGCTGTTACAGGAGAAGATCCTGGTCACCCAGGGCACCGGATTTAACTGGCCCACACCGGATCATCTGCGCATCGTGACGCTGCCATGGGCGCGCGACCTGGCCAACGCCATCGACCGGCTCGGCAACTTCCTGGTCAGCTACCGGCAGTAG